TAGCGGTCCGCGAGCTCGGCCGCGGCGTGGAGCGCCTCGTCGGTGATGGCGACGCGGTGGTGCTGCTCGTAGCGGTCGCGCAGGCCCTTGAGGATCTGCTCGGTCTCCTCGATGGTGGGCTGGTCGACGCGGATCTGCTGGAAGCGGCGCTCGAGCGCTGAGTCGCGCTCCAGGTACTTGCGGTACTCGTCGAGCGTGGTGGCGCCGATCGTCTGCAGCTCGCCGCGCGCCAGCGCCGGCTTGAGGATCGAGGCCGCATCAATTGCGCCCTCGGCCGCGCCGGCACCGACGAGGTTGTGCAGCTCGTCGATGAAAAGGATGATGTCGCCGCGCTGGGTGATCTCCTTCATCACCTTCTTGAGGCGCTCCTCGAACTCGCCACGGTACTTGGAACCGGCGACAAGCGCGGCCAGATCGAGCGTGTAGATCTGCTTGTTCTTCAGCAGCTCCGGCACCTCGCCGCTCGTGATGCGCTGGGCGAGGCCCTCCACCACGGCGGTCTTGCCGACGCCCGGCTCGCCGATGAGCACGGGGTTGTTCTTGGTGCGGCGCGAGAGGATCTGCATGATCCGCTCGATCTCGTTCTCGCGGCCCACCACCGGGTCGAGCTTGCCCTCGGCGGCGAGCTTGGTGAGGTTGCGGCCGAACTGGTCGAGCAGCTTCGAGGACTTCTTGCCCTCGCCGGCGCCCGCGCCCTGGCCGCCCTGGCCCTGGCGGCGACCGCCGGGACCGGACAGCATGCGGATGACCTCGTTGCGGATCTTCTCCGAGTCGGCGTCGAAGTCGAGCAGGATGCGCGCTGCCACGCCCTCGTTCTCGCGCACGAGGCCGAGCAGGATGTGCTCGGTCCCGATGTAGTTGTGGCCCAGGCTCAGCGCCTCGCGGAGGGCGAGCTCGAGGACCTTCTTCGCGCGCGGGGTGAACGGGATCTGGCCTGAGGTGACCTCTTCGCCGGACCCGACGATGCGCACCACCTGCGCGCGGACGCGCTCCACCGTGATGTCAAGCGACTCCAGCACGCGGGCGGCAAGGCCCTCCTCCTCGCGGAGCAGGCCAAGGAGGATGTGCTCGGTGCCGATGTAGTTGTGCTTGAGGATGCGAGCCTCTTCCTGGGCCAGGACGACCACTTGGCGGGCTCGTTCGGTAAAGCGCTCGAACATCTAAAAACCTTCTACGGGATCGGATCTCGGCGGGTGAGGGATACCCCGGAGCCTTTTGTCCCTAATCGGCAGTTTCGCCGTCAGGTGAAGGTTCCCTGGCGCCTTCGCTCGCCTGAGGGCCAGTCTAGCAATGGCGGTACCCCGCCTTGACGCCGGTAACGAACCCTTAAGACTGCTCTGGAACGCGGTCTTTGGGGCTTTTCTCGCCGCCCCTCATGGCCGGGAACAGGATCACCTCGCGGATGGAGGTGCGGCCCGAGAGGATCATCACGAGCCGGTCGATTCCCACTCCTACCCCACCAGTGGGAGGCATGCCGTGCTCGAGTGCCCGGACGAAGTCCTCGTCGTAGGGCTGCGTCTCCTTGTCGCCCTCCTCGGTCAGCACCGTCTGCGCCTCGAAGCGGGCGCGCTGGTCGTCCGGGTCATTCAGCTCTGTGAAGGCGTTCGAGAACTCGATGCCGGTGCAGAACGCCTCCCAGCGCTCCACGAGACCCGGCTCCGACCGGTGCGCCTTCGCGAACGGCGACAGCTCCACGGGGTAGTCCATGACGAAGGTGGGCTGCGTGAGGTCCGGCTCGACGTACTTCGACAGGAGCTCGTCCACGAGCTGTGGCCAGCTCTCGCCAGGGTCGAGCTCGATGCCCTTTGCCCTCGCCGCCGCCACGAGGCTGTCCCGATCGCGGTTCTCCAGCACGTCGACGCCGGTCTTGTCGAAGATGGCGTCGCGGAGCTTGACCCGGCGCCACGGCGGGCTGAAGTCCAGCTCGCCGTCGTAGCCGACCTCGGCCGCGACGTAGCTCACGAGCTGCTCGAGCTCCCGCGCGACGTCGTTGTAGTCCGCGTATGCCTCGTACCACTCGAGCATCGTGAACTCGGGGCTGTGCTTGTGCGAGATGCCCTCGTTGCGGAAGTCCTTGCCGATCTCGTAGACCTTCTCGAGCCCGCCCACGATCAGGCGCTTGAGGTAGAGCTCGGTGGCGATGCGGAGGTAGAAGTCGCGGTCGAGCGCGTTGTGGTGGGTCACGAAGGGGCGCGAGAGCGCTCCTCCGTAAAGCGGCTGCAGGATGGGCGTCTCCACCTCGAGGAACCCGCGCTCGTCAAACCAGCGGCGGATTGCAGAGATCGCCTTCGAGCGCAGGATGAAGAGCTCGCGCACCTCGTCGTTCGCGATCAGGTCGAGCTCGCGCTGGCGGTAGCGGGTCTCGATGTCCTCGAGGCCGTGGAACTTCTCCGGCGGGGCGCGCAGCGACTTGGCGAGCAGGGTCCAATCGGTTACCGCGAGGCTGAGCTCCCCGCGGCGTGACTTGAAGGCCGTGCCGTCCACCCCGATCAGGTCGCCGAGGTCGAGCGACACGAGCCGCTCGAACGACTGCTCCCCGAGCGCGTCCCTGCGCGCGTGTAGCTGTATGCGGCCCGAGCGATCGACCAGGTCGAGGAAGGCGGCGCCGCCGTGCCCGCGCCGCGCGCTCAGCCGGCCGGCCACGCGGTAGGAGCTGTCTGTCTCCTCGCCCGGCTCGAGGCCGCCGTGCTCGGCGTGGATCCGCTCGATCGGCGTGACGCCCTCGAACTGGTGCGGGAATGGGTCGACGCCCTCCGAACGGAGGCGCTCGAGCTTTGAGCGACGATCGTCCTGGCCCTCTGGCACGGGCGGGACTCTAAGTCAGGCTTCGATCTTGGTGATCTTGAGCTTCCGCGCGGGCCCACGCGGAACGGGCACGGACACCACATCGCCGCGCTTCTTGCCGATCAGCGCCTTGCCGACGGGCGACTCGTTTGAGAGCTTGTTCTCCGTCGGGTTGGCCTCGGACGAGCCGACGATCATGTACTTGACCGACTTGTCGGTCTTCTGGTCCTTCACGTGGACGGTCGTGCCGACCGAGACCGCGTCCGTGGTGACCGACTTCTGGTCGATCACGGTGGCCGAGCGCAGCTTCTCCTCGAGCTCCGCGATCTGCTTCTCGAGCATCGCCTGCTCGTTCTTCGCGTCGTCGTACTCGGAGTTCTCGCTGATGTCGCCGAACTCGCGCGCCTCCTTGATCCGCTCGGCCACTTCGCGCCGGCGTGGACCCGAGAGGTACTCGATCTTGCTCTTGAGCTCTTCGAGCCCTTGGGGAGTGAGGATGACGTCCTTTGGCATAAAGAAAATCCCGCCGTGCCGCGACCACCGCGGACCCTGGAGGGACGGACGAGTCTAGCAGCGGGCCTACCCGATTCAGCGGTGTTTTTCAGGCCGCGATTTGCGCGGTTTCGGCGTCTGCGAGAGCGTCGAGAGCGAGCCGCGCGTGGGCCGTGGTGGGAGCGGTCACGAGCGGCTGCTGGTCCCGCTTCGTGAGGCCCAGCGTCTCCGCGTACCAGGGGTAGAACTTGCGCAGATAGCGTCCCGCGCGCTCCACCCCGAGATGCTCCTCGGCGCGGTCGATCACCCAGCGCAGCTCATCCACGATCTCCGCGCGCGTGGGCAGCTCCTCGCGCAGGCCCAGGAGGCGCGCGAACCGCCAGGGATTCCCGAGGGAACCGCGCGCGAGCATCACCGCCGCGGCGCCGGTCCGCTCGAACGCTTGCAGCGTGCGCTCCTCGTCGCGCAGGCCGCCCGAGAGCACCACGGGCACGTCGAGCGTATCCACCAGTTCGGCGGCGAGCGCGTAGTCGGGGGCGCCCTTGTGCTGCTGCGACGCATGCCGTGGATGCAGGCCGATGCCCACCACGCCCGCCTCGTCCACGAGCCGGCGCGCCAGCTCGAGTCCGGTGCGCTCGCCCGGGCGGTTGCCGGAGCGGAGCTTCACGGTCACGGGCAGCCCGCTTCCCTCGACCGCCGCGCGCGCGATGGCCACGCCCTTGTCCGGATCGTCGAGCAGCGCCGAGCCGGCGCCGGTCTTGCAGACCTTGCGAACCGGGCAGCCGTAGTTGAGGTCGATCGCGCTCGCGCCCGCCTCCGCCACCATGCCCGCCGCGATCCGCATCACCTCGGCGTCGTGGCCGAACAGCTGCACGGCCATGGGGTGCTCGTCCGGGTGAATCCTGAGGAACTCGCGGTGCGTCCGCTCGTCCCCGTACTTCAGCCCGAAGCTCGACACCATCTCGGACACGGCGAAGCCCGCGCCATAGCGCTTCGCCTGCAGGCGCACGAACCAGTTGCCGATTCCGGCAAGCGGCGCGAGCACCACGCGGTTGGGCAGTTCGATCCCGCCCAGCGTCCAGGGGCTGTTCAGGCCTGGCATGCCGAAAACGTTAGCCGGGCTCCCACGACGCCTCGACGATGTACCCGTCGGGGTCCCGGCATTTGACGCTCACGTAATCGGGCTCGTCGAATTCCTCCTCGATCTCGACCCCGTCGGCCACAAGCCGGTCTCGAAGAGCGAGAACGGCCTGGCGGCTTTCGAGCCCGACGCCGAAGTGCTCTCGTAGAAGAGGCGCGACCGCGCTTGGTCTGTGACCGGTATCGCGAGGTGGTCCATGGCGGGCGGAACCAGGTGTCTCCCTTCACCTCTCATATTCGAAGGTAGAAGACGACACCTGGCGCCCGCAACCCGGATGGCAGCCAAGCGGCCAGGTGCCGAGCGGCCTGCCTATCTCGCACTCGTGGCTGATGGAGCACGGGCGATTCCCGGCTGAATGCCGGCCATCAGCTCTTAGTCCTTGGCAGCCTGTGCGCAGTCCGCGCAGAGCCCGTTGATGCGGACCTCCGCACGCTTCGGGACGAAGCCGCCGCGCCTCGCGCGGAAGACCGCCCCATCGAGCTCCACCCCGCCGTCGAGGTCCTCGATCTTGCCGCAGCGGTCGCACACCATGTGGTCGTGCGGCTCGGGGCGCGGGTCGTACAGCACCGCGCCCTGGCGGACGCCGAGCTTGCGAACCACCCCGAGGTTCTCGAACAGCTCGAGCGTGGAGTAGACCGTGGGGAGCGAGACGTTGGGAAGCCTGTCCTCCACGCTCTCGAGCACCTCCTCGGCCGTGACATGCCGCTCGAGCTCACCCAGGGCCCGGTTGATCACGAGCCGCTGGGGCGTGACGCGCTGACCGCGCTCGTGGAGCACGGCTGTGAGCTGCTGGTCGTCGAGGTGCTTGGTGCGCGTTTCCATCCGAACTTCCCTGTAGCTCTTATTAGGTGGACCTTATCTTAACACACTTGCTATAGTAACCGCGATGACCGAGGCCGCCCACTCTCTGATCGCCCGCTGGAGGGACGCGGACGACCGCGCACGTCTGCTGCAAGTCGTGCAGCCTGGTCTCGTCGGGCTGATCGACGGCACGGTCTCCACGCTGGCGCCGATCTTCGCGGCGGCCTACCTCTCCGGCTCGCGCACGGCACTGCTGGTCGGTCTCGCCACCGCTCTCGGCGCGGCGATCAGCATGGGCATCTCCGAGGCCCTGTCGGACGACGGCGAGTTGACCGGCCGCGGCAACTCGCTCACCCGCGGGATCATCACCGGCGCGGCGACGTTCGTCGGCGGGTCGCTTCACTCCCTTCCGTTCCTGATCCACGACGTGCACAAGGCCCTGCCCGTCGCGTACGCCGTGGTGGCCGTCGAGCTTCTGACGATCGCCTGGGTGCGCAAGCGCTTCCTCAAGGCAAGCCTCGCGCAGTCGCTCGTGCAGGTGACGATGGCCGGCGCGATCGTGGCCGGCGTCGGCATCGCGCTCGGCCACGCCTAGCGGCCTGCGCTAGCCCGGCAGGTGGGCCGCGACCTCGAGGCGGTCTAGCTCGATGGTCTGCGTGCCCGCGGGCCCGAGCTGCATCACCGCTCCGCCGGGTTGGCCACGGCGCTCCACGCACGCCCACATCCCGCCGGGCCCGGGTGAGAGCGCAGTGATCGAGCCAGGCGCCTCCACGCGGCCGAGCAGTTCGCCGGTGGCGGCGTCTATACGCCGCGCGCGGGTGGGCCCGTCGCCGTCGTCCTGCTCCGGGGACCAGATCACGCCGTCCATCACCGCGCTGCCGGCGCCCGGCCGGATGCGGAGGTCGGCCTCGGGCGCCACCTCGTTCGGGTCGATTCGCAGGACCGACTCCTCCACCCGCTCACCGTCGCGGCGCCACACCCTCACGTACACCGCGTCGCCGTCGACGATCACCTGGCGCGGGCTTCCCTGCATCGCGAGCTGCGCTTCGATGGAGCCGCTCTCCGGGTCGATCCGCGAGACCGTGGAGCCGCCCGGCACGTGCGTCCAAGTGAGTGCCCACACCGCCCCGTGCCCGACCGCGATGCTGTGGCGGCGCACCTCGGGCTCCCCCACGGGCTCAAAGCCGAGCGCGTCGGGGTGGATACGAGCGAGGCGGCCGTCGCCCGTGAGCGCCCACACACCTGCGTCGCCCGCCGCCAGACCGGCAGCACTCAGGCCGATCCAGCGCTCATCGTCATCGGCGGGGCAGAAGCGGGTGATCCCGTCGCTCCAGCGGATCCACAGCTCTTCTCGAAGCGCGAGCAGGTCATGCGCGCCGCGGCCGGCCGGATCGCCGTGCCCAACACGGCGCGGCCCGCTGACGCTCCCGCGGGCCGGATCGACAGATGCCAGCAGCGGCAGGTGGTTCTCCATCACCCACACGGCGGCGCGCGTTGCCGCGATCAGACGAGGCGTGAAGCGGTAGCCGGCCCAGTAATCCCCCTCGGGGCGGGTGGCGGCGGCCTGCGACACGCTAGTCGTCGCCTCGGTTCCGCTCCCAGATGAGCCGCAGGCCCGTGAGCGTGAGCAGGTCGTCCACCTCGTCGATCTCCTCGCAGAAGGGCGCGATCGACGTGGCGAGGCCGCCGGTGGCAATCGCCACCGCCTCGACCCCAAGCTCCTCGCGGAGGCGCGAGACGATGCCGTCCACCTGCCCGGCGAAGCCGTAGATCACGCCCGACTGGATCGACGCCTGGGTGCTCCGTCCGATCAGCTCCTTGGGCTGCTCGAGCTCCACCTTCGGGAGCCTCGCCGCGCGCTCGCTGAGTGCCTCCATCGAGATCTCGACTCCTGGCGAGATGATCGCGCCGAGAAGCTCTCCGTCCGCTGACACGACGTCGTAGGTGATGGCGGTGCCGAAGTCCACGACGATGCAGGCCGAGCCGATGCGGTCATACGCGGCCACGGCGTTCACCAGCCTGTCGGCACCTACCTCGTGCGGGTTCTCGGTCCGGATCGGGATCCCGCTCTTCAGGCTCGGGCCGACGATCTTCAGCGCGCCGTCGAGATAGCGCTCGGAGACGCCGTCGTACTCATGCACGAGCTGCGGCACCACGGACGAGACGATCGCGCCGTCGATGTCCCTCAGCGCGAGCCCGCGGAGCTGGAGCAGGCCCACCAGGACGGTGGCCAGCTCGTCCGCCGTGGACTCGCGCACGGTGGCGAAGCGCCAGTGCTCGACCAGCGCGCCGTCGCGGAACATCCCGATGTGGGTCTGCGTGTTGCCGACGTCGACCGCGAGCAGCATCGCCGCGGATTATCGCCGCTCCACGCGCTGGTCCATCAGCGAGGGCAGCTTGCCGGCAAGGCGAGTGCCGTCCGGGAGCGCGAGATCCGGGTCGAGCTCGAGCAGCGGCTCGAGCACGAATCGCCGTGAGGTGACCTCGGCGTGCGGGAGCGTGAGCCGCTCGCTCGAGTACTGGTGATCCCCGAGCAGGAGAAGGTCCACGTCGATCGGCCGTGGCGAGTGCCTTGGCCGATTCTGCTCTCTGCCGAGCGCTCGCTCCACCTCCTTGCACACGTCGAGGAGCTGCTCCGGCCCGAGCTCAGTCTCGACCTCAATCGCTGCGTTGAGGAAGTCCGGCTGGTCGAGAATCTCCCCCTGCGGCTCGGTCTCGTAGAAGGAAGACATGGCGAGCACGTCCACCCCACGCTCGCGCAGGGCTTCGACCGCGGCCCTCAGATTCGCATGCCGGTCCCCAACGTTCGAGCCGAGACCGAGATAGCCCCTCAAGGAGCTGCGGCGGAGGTGAGCACCTTCTCGCTGCGAATGCGTTCGAGCGCCTCGTCCGGCACGGCCATCAGCGCCTCGACTGCCTCGGGATCGAACTGCGTGCCCGATCCGCGCTGTATCTCCTCGCGGGCATAGGCGATGGAGGCGCCGGCCCGGTACGGCCGGTCGCTCGTGATTGCGTCAAGCGTGTCCGCCACGGAGAAGATCCTGGCAGCCAGCGGAATGTCGCGCTGGCGGAGTCCGCACGGATAGCCCTGCCCGTCCCACCTCTCGTGGTGGTAGAGCACGATGTCCTGGGCTTTGCCCTCGAGGAAGTTGATGTGGCAGACGATCTCGTGGCCGGTGATCGGGTGCTCGCGCATGATCCCCATCTCATGCCGGTTCAGCGCGCCGGGCTTGTGGAGGATCGCGTCGGGCACCGCCACCTTCCCCACGTCGTGGAGGAGGAAGCCAAACTCGGTTTCCGGGTCCTGCGCGAGGACGGGGTTCACCACGTTGGCCATCTCGAGCCCGAAGGCGGCCACGCGCTCGGCGTGCTTGCCCGTGTAGGCGTCGCGTGCCTCCACCGCATTGGTGAGTGCGCGCACAGCGGCGACGTAGGAGCGCGATACCTCAGCGGCGTGCGCCTTCTCGCGGCGGACGGACTCCCGCAGCTGGAGGATGTAGCGGCCGAACTCCGCCTCTCGGGCGCGGACCTCGCGCTCGTGGCGGGCCAGCTCCGCCCTCAGGCGAACCACTTCCTCTCCTAAGCGCGCGTCCAGTGCGCCCATTCCCCTCCCCCTGCCAACGTCTTAGAACCAACGTTGCGATGGTTCCTTTGCCCCAGGGGAGGCTAAACCGCAAATACCGCGTTTCGGCGATTGCCCTGCAAGATCAGCGGTTTTCCCGCCAAACCTCCACCGAAACCTCCTCCACCGGCAATGGAATCGGCGGTTCGGGCTTGGTCGCGCGCACCGTCACCGACTCGGCTCCGTAGCGGTCGATCATCCGATCGGCCACCGCCGTGCATAGCCGCTCCAGCGTCTTGTACGAGCGCTCCTGCGCGGCGAGCGCGACCTGCTGGCACACATCCGCGTAGTCCACGGTGTCCTCCACGCGGTCGGTGAGGGTGGCGTCGCAGTCGGACAGCTCGAACGAGAGGTCGAACACGAGCCGCTGGCCCACCTCGCGTTCCGCCTCGCCCACCCCGTGGTGCGTGTAAAGGGACAGGCCGACGATTTCGACGGTGACGAGGGGCCCGCCCTCGTCCTCCTCCTCGTCGTCTTCGGGCTCTAGGTGCTCTGGGTCTTCCATGTGAGCGAGCCGACCGTAGCAGCGGCGACCTTCAGGGCGTCGCCCACCTCGGCCACGTCGTGCACGCGGAAGATGGTCGCGCCGCGCTCGAGCGCGAGCACGTTGGTGGCGATCGTGCCCGCCAGCCGCTCCGCCACGTCGCGCCCGGTGAGCTTGCCGAGGAACGACTTGCGGGAGGTGCCGATCACGAGCGGCCGCCCGATCGCCGCGAGCTCGTCGAGCCGGCGAAGCAGCTCGAGGTTGTGCTCGAGTGTCTTGCCGAAGCCGATGCCCGGATCAAGCCACACCTTCTCCTCCGGCACGCCCTCGCTGACGGCGAACGCCAGCCGCTCCTCGAGAAACGCCTTCACGTCGGACACCACATCGTCGTAGATCGGATTCAGCTGCATCGTCCGCGGCTCGCCGAGCATGTGCATGAGGCACGTGTTGGCGCCCGACTCGGCCACGAGGGCAGCCATCTCGGGGGCGAAGCGGAACGCGGTGACATCGTTGACGATGGCGGCGCCCGCATCGAGCGCCCGCCGCGCGACGCCCGGCTTCATGGTGTCGATGGAGAGCTGAGCGCCCGAACCCGCGAGGCCCTCGAGCACCGGCACAACACGCCACAGCTCCTCGTCCTCGGAAACTGGATCGGCGCCCGGCCTTGTGGACTCGCCGCCGATATCGAGGATCTCGGCACCCTCG
Above is a genomic segment from Thermoleophilaceae bacterium containing:
- a CDS encoding Clp protease N-terminal domain-containing protein encodes the protein MFERFTERARQVVVLAQEEARILKHNYIGTEHILLGLLREEEGLAARVLESLDITVERVRAQVVRIVGSGEEVTSGQIPFTPRAKKVLELALREALSLGHNYIGTEHILLGLVRENEGVAARILLDFDADSEKIRNEVIRMLSGPGGRRQGQGGQGAGAGEGKKSSKLLDQFGRNLTKLAAEGKLDPVVGRENEIERIMQILSRRTKNNPVLIGEPGVGKTAVVEGLAQRITSGEVPELLKNKQIYTLDLAALVAGSKYRGEFEERLKKVMKEITQRGDIILFIDELHNLVGAGAAEGAIDAASILKPALARGELQTIGATTLDEYRKYLERDSALERRFQQIRVDQPTIEETEQILKGLRDRYEQHHRVAITDEALHAAAELADRYISDRFLPDKAIDLIDEAASRMRIKSMTAPPVYRELEEEIETTRRDKEAAIEAQEFEKAANLRDKERQLTNKKRELEDQWRAGETGNRPEIGEEEIADIVSMWTGIPVFKLTEAETQKLLRMEDELHKRVIGQHMAIEAVS
- the lysS gene encoding lysine--tRNA ligase — its product is MPEGQDDRRSKLERLRSEGVDPFPHQFEGVTPIERIHAEHGGLEPGEETDSSYRVAGRLSARRGHGGAAFLDLVDRSGRIQLHARRDALGEQSFERLVSLDLGDLIGVDGTAFKSRRGELSLAVTDWTLLAKSLRAPPEKFHGLEDIETRYRQRELDLIANDEVRELFILRSKAISAIRRWFDERGFLEVETPILQPLYGGALSRPFVTHHNALDRDFYLRIATELYLKRLIVGGLEKVYEIGKDFRNEGISHKHSPEFTMLEWYEAYADYNDVARELEQLVSYVAAEVGYDGELDFSPPWRRVKLRDAIFDKTGVDVLENRDRDSLVAAARAKGIELDPGESWPQLVDELLSKYVEPDLTQPTFVMDYPVELSPFAKAHRSEPGLVERWEAFCTGIEFSNAFTELNDPDDQRARFEAQTVLTEEGDKETQPYDEDFVRALEHGMPPTGGVGVGIDRLVMILSGRTSIREVILFPAMRGGEKSPKDRVPEQS
- the greA gene encoding transcription elongation factor GreA, with the translated sequence MPKDVILTPQGLEELKSKIEYLSGPRRREVAERIKEAREFGDISENSEYDDAKNEQAMLEKQIAELEEKLRSATVIDQKSVTTDAVSVGTTVHVKDQKTDKSVKYMIVGSSEANPTENKLSNESPVGKALIGKKRGDVVSVPVPRGPARKLKITKIEA
- a CDS encoding tRNA-dihydrouridine synthase family protein, with amino-acid sequence MPGLNSPWTLGGIELPNRVVLAPLAGIGNWFVRLQAKRYGAGFAVSEMVSSFGLKYGDERTHREFLRIHPDEHPMAVQLFGHDAEVMRIAAGMVAEAGASAIDLNYGCPVRKVCKTGAGSALLDDPDKGVAIARAAVEGSGLPVTVKLRSGNRPGERTGLELARRLVDEAGVVGIGLHPRHASQQHKGAPDYALAAELVDTLDVPVVLSGGLRDEERTLQAFERTGAAAVMLARGSLGNPWRFARLLGLREELPTRAEIVDELRWVIDRAEEHLGVERAGRYLRKFYPWYAETLGLTKRDQQPLVTAPTTAHARLALDALADAETAQIAA
- a CDS encoding Fur family transcriptional regulator, translated to METRTKHLDDQQLTAVLHERGQRVTPQRLVINRALGELERHVTAEEVLESVEDRLPNVSLPTVYSTLELFENLGVVRKLGVRQGAVLYDPRPEPHDHMVCDRCGKIEDLDGGVELDGAVFRARRGGFVPKRAEVRINGLCADCAQAAKD
- a CDS encoding VIT1/CCC1 transporter family protein is translated as MTEAAHSLIARWRDADDRARLLQVVQPGLVGLIDGTVSTLAPIFAAAYLSGSRTALLVGLATALGAAISMGISEALSDDGELTGRGNSLTRGIITGAATFVGGSLHSLPFLIHDVHKALPVAYAVVAVELLTIAWVRKRFLKASLAQSLVQVTMAGAIVAGVGIALGHA
- a CDS encoding type III pantothenate kinase, with the protein product MLLAVDVGNTQTHIGMFRDGALVEHWRFATVRESTADELATVLVGLLQLRGLALRDIDGAIVSSVVPQLVHEYDGVSERYLDGALKIVGPSLKSGIPIRTENPHEVGADRLVNAVAAYDRIGSACIVVDFGTAITYDVVSADGELLGAIISPGVEISMEALSERAARLPKVELEQPKELIGRSTQASIQSGVIYGFAGQVDGIVSRLREELGVEAVAIATGGLATSIAPFCEEIDEVDDLLTLTGLRLIWERNRGDD
- the folK gene encoding 2-amino-4-hydroxy-6-hydroxymethyldihydropteridine diphosphokinase, with the protein product MRGYLGLGSNVGDRHANLRAAVEALRERGVDVLAMSSFYETEPQGEILDQPDFLNAAIEVETELGPEQLLDVCKEVERALGREQNRPRHSPRPIDVDLLLLGDHQYSSERLTLPHAEVTSRRFVLEPLLELDPDLALPDGTRLAGKLPSLMDQRVERR
- a CDS encoding HD domain-containing phosphohydrolase, with translation MVRLRAELARHEREVRAREAEFGRYILQLRESVRREKAHAAEVSRSYVAAVRALTNAVEARDAYTGKHAERVAAFGLEMANVVNPVLAQDPETEFGFLLHDVGKVAVPDAILHKPGALNRHEMGIMREHPITGHEIVCHINFLEGKAQDIVLYHHERWDGQGYPCGLRQRDIPLAARIFSVADTLDAITSDRPYRAGASIAYAREEIQRGSGTQFDPEAVEALMAVPDEALERIRSEKVLTSAAAP
- the folB gene encoding dihydroneopterin aldolase; protein product: MEDPEHLEPEDDEEEDEGGPLVTVEIVGLSLYTHHGVGEAEREVGQRLVFDLSFELSDCDATLTDRVEDTVDYADVCQQVALAAQERSYKTLERLCTAVADRMIDRYGAESVTVRATKPEPPIPLPVEEVSVEVWRENR
- the folP gene encoding dihydropteroate synthase — protein: MAAFQLMGVINVTPDSFSDGGAFIDPEDAVTHGKRLVAEGAEILDIGGESTRPGADPVSEDEELWRVVPVLEGLAGSGAQLSIDTMKPGVARRALDAGAAIVNDVTAFRFAPEMAALVAESGANTCLMHMLGEPRTMQLNPIYDDVVSDVKAFLEERLAFAVSEGVPEEKVWLDPGIGFGKTLEHNLELLRRLDELAAIGRPLVIGTSRKSFLGKLTGRDVAERLAGTIATNVLALERGATIFRVHDVAEVGDALKVAAATVGSLTWKTQST